One Catharus ustulatus isolate bCatUst1 chromosome 2, bCatUst1.pri.v2, whole genome shotgun sequence genomic window carries:
- the COMMD6 gene encoding COMM domain-containing protein 6 isoform X1: protein MAAGSSGALARALARALAALDDSGAMEKIRLIPQDFFAELCEQIIQHLNHKIPGINTVDLCQRIQTSGVDINIGDLAKVANTLSFLFSTAARNNLSTEELVTTLGSGVSMLPKHAVQVIRHVWNEQGKAIAVSEDARDMATVGQFVDMKWKLGVAMSSDTCRSLKYPYVTVTLTVADPSGQITDKSFEMTVPQFKNFFRQFKEMASVLETV from the exons ATGGCTGCCGGCTCCTCGGGCGCGCTGGCGCGGGCGCTGGCGCGGGCGCTGGCGGCGCTGG ATGATAGTGGTGCAATGGAAAAGATCCGTTTAATACCTCAGGACTTTTTTGCAGAGCTG TGTGAACAAATAATTCAACATCTGAACCATAAGATCCCAGGTATAAATACAGTTGACTTGTGTCAG AGAATTCAAACATCGGGGGTTGACATTAATATTGGTGACCTGGCAAAAGTAGCTAACACTCTTTCATTTCTATTTAG cacagcagccagaaACAACCTCTCTACAGAAGAACTTGTCACCACCTTGGGCAGTGGCGTCAGCATGCTGCCAAAACACGCAGTTCAAGTTATTCGTCACGTGTGGAATGAGCAGGGCAAAGCCATTGCTGTGTCAGAAGATGCAAGAGATATGGCCACAGTGGGGCAG TTTGTAGATATGAAATGGAAACTGGGAGTTGCGATGAGCTCTGACACCTGCAGGTCTCTGAAGTACCCGTATGTCACAGTGACACTAACAGTGGCAGACCCTTCAGGACAAATAACAGACAAGTCTTTTGAAATGACAGTCCCACAGTTCAAG AACTTCTTCAGACAGTTCAAGGAAATGGCATCCGTTCTTGAAACGGTCTGA
- the COMMD6 gene encoding COMM domain-containing protein 6 isoform X2, with protein MLPKHAVQVIRHVWNEQGKAIAVSEDARDMATVGQFVDMKWKLGVAMSSDTCRSLKYPYVTVTLTVADPSGQITDKSFEMTVPQFKNFFRQFKEMASVLETV; from the exons ATGCTGCCAAAACACGCAGTTCAAGTTATTCGTCACGTGTGGAATGAGCAGGGCAAAGCCATTGCTGTGTCAGAAGATGCAAGAGATATGGCCACAGTGGGGCAG TTTGTAGATATGAAATGGAAACTGGGAGTTGCGATGAGCTCTGACACCTGCAGGTCTCTGAAGTACCCGTATGTCACAGTGACACTAACAGTGGCAGACCCTTCAGGACAAATAACAGACAAGTCTTTTGAAATGACAGTCCCACAGTTCAAG AACTTCTTCAGACAGTTCAAGGAAATGGCATCCGTTCTTGAAACGGTCTGA